In the genome of Methylophaga nitratireducenticrescens, one region contains:
- the clpS gene encoding ATP-dependent Clp protease adapter ClpS: protein MADKRDQDWQAEHDFTVAPSKPDLKQPPKYRVIMMNDDYTPMDFVVEVLETLFDMGRERATRTMLQVHTEGQALCGIFTFEIAEAKVEQVNSYAQRHGHPLQCTMEQE, encoded by the coding sequence ATGGCAGACAAACGTGATCAAGATTGGCAAGCTGAGCATGATTTTACGGTTGCGCCGTCTAAACCTGATTTAAAACAGCCTCCCAAATATCGGGTGATCATGATGAATGATGATTACACACCGATGGATTTTGTGGTGGAGGTTTTGGAAACCTTGTTTGATATGGGACGTGAACGTGCCACACGTACCATGCTGCAAGTGCACACAGAAGGACAGGCTTTATGCGGTATCTTTACTTTTGAGATCGCTGAGGCCAAAGTGGAACAAGTGAACAGTTATGCCCAAAGACATGGGCATCCATTACAGTGCACCATGGAACAGGAATGA
- the cobT gene encoding nicotinate-nucleotide--dimethylbenzimidazole phosphoribosyltransferase codes for MSDFKNWLNLPPKAIDKKSAEIALARQGQLTKPAGSLGQLEQLAVHLAALQGNIPQADHVHITVFAADHGVMAENISAFPQSVTAAMIRNFASGGAAISVLTKYLNSSLDVINLGTVTELETIKGVQDQKIAHGTANFHQQAAMSEAECEQAILIGQQNVECCLQKGIQIYIAGDMGIGNTTSASAMSCALLNLPASQLAGPGTGLNAEGVSHKATIIREALLLHKSHLDSPLAILRYLGGFEIAAMVGSYLHCAKTGLPVVIDGFISSVAALCAEQICPGSRQWFLFSHHSAEPGHSAILQSLDAKPLINLGMRLGEASGAAVAIPLLRMACALHNQMATFEEAAIAGANNG; via the coding sequence ATGAGCGACTTCAAAAACTGGTTAAATTTACCCCCAAAGGCAATTGATAAAAAATCTGCAGAAATAGCCCTAGCTCGACAAGGTCAACTGACCAAACCAGCAGGCTCATTAGGTCAACTGGAGCAACTTGCAGTACACCTTGCGGCATTGCAAGGCAATATTCCACAAGCCGATCATGTACATATCACTGTGTTTGCCGCTGATCATGGTGTGATGGCGGAAAATATTTCGGCCTTCCCACAATCTGTTACTGCTGCGATGATTCGTAATTTTGCCTCTGGCGGCGCGGCAATCAGCGTATTGACAAAATATTTGAATAGTTCGCTGGATGTCATTAATCTCGGTACGGTTACTGAATTGGAAACGATAAAAGGCGTTCAGGATCAAAAAATTGCTCATGGTACCGCCAACTTTCATCAACAGGCCGCAATGAGCGAAGCAGAATGTGAACAAGCCATCCTGATTGGACAACAGAATGTGGAATGTTGCCTACAGAAAGGTATTCAGATTTATATTGCAGGCGATATGGGGATTGGGAACACCACGTCCGCCAGTGCGATGTCTTGTGCGCTATTGAATCTACCCGCCAGCCAGTTGGCTGGTCCAGGCACCGGACTTAATGCTGAAGGCGTCTCTCATAAAGCAACTATCATTAGAGAAGCTTTGCTATTGCATAAAAGTCATTTGGATTCGCCCTTAGCTATATTGCGTTATCTGGGTGGCTTTGAAATAGCAGCAATGGTCGGCAGTTATCTGCACTGTGCCAAAACCGGCCTGCCGGTAGTGATTGATGGTTTTATCAGCAGCGTGGCCGCTTTATGTGCTGAACAAATCTGTCCTGGCAGTCGGCAGTGGTTTCTGTTCAGCCACCATAGTGCTGAACCTGGTCATAGCGCTATACTGCAATCATTAGATGCAAAACCTTTAATAAACCTCGGTATGCGCTTGGGCGAAGCCAGCGGTGCCGCAGTTGCTATACCCTTATTAAGAATGGCCTGTGCCTTGCACAATCAAATGGCGACGTTTGAAGAAGCGGCTATCGCCGGAGCCAACAACGGATGA
- a CDS encoding adenosylcobinamide-GDP ribazoletransferase yields MRPFLIALQFLTILPVRLQGEFSKQDIGRSLLFYPMVGLLIGIVLSLLIWSLNGQLSMVSAILILAAWVTMTGALHLDGLADSADAWLGGVGDTAKTLLIMKDPAAGPIGVVTLLLVLMIKFVMLTVLVSQQNCWALIWSVILARTALPLLFLTTDYVRPHGLGSILKQQQSALHTRRLMLFIGVLALFSIGLFALLFGLLIFLLLRYLMERRLNGFTGDTAGAMVELLEMALLIFFVLF; encoded by the coding sequence ATGAGACCTTTTTTAATAGCCCTGCAGTTCTTGACTATCCTGCCCGTTAGATTACAGGGCGAATTTTCAAAACAGGATATTGGCCGGTCATTATTGTTTTATCCAATGGTTGGCTTACTGATTGGTATTGTTTTAAGCCTGTTGATCTGGAGCCTTAACGGTCAATTGTCAATGGTCTCTGCCATTCTGATATTAGCGGCCTGGGTGACTATGACAGGGGCACTACACCTCGATGGGTTGGCTGACAGTGCTGATGCATGGTTGGGTGGTGTTGGCGATACAGCAAAAACGTTATTGATAATGAAAGACCCCGCAGCCGGCCCCATTGGGGTGGTGACACTCTTATTGGTGCTAATGATCAAGTTTGTCATGCTGACGGTTTTAGTCTCACAGCAGAACTGCTGGGCATTAATCTGGTCTGTAATATTGGCCCGCACCGCTTTACCATTATTATTTTTAACCACTGACTATGTGCGGCCCCATGGTTTGGGCAGCATTCTCAAACAACAGCAATCTGCATTGCATACCCGACGGTTGATGCTCTTCATCGGTGTATTGGCTTTATTTAGTATCGGTCTGTTTGCCCTATTGTTTGGCTTATTGATTTTTCTGTTGCTACGCTACCTGATGGAGCGTCGATTAAATGGGTTTACCGGCGATACGGCCGGTGCGATGGTGGAACTGCTGGAAATGGCGTTACTGATATTTTTTGTTTTATTTTAG
- the clpA gene encoding ATP-dependent Clp protease ATP-binding subunit ClpA, which translates to MLSKELEHTLSQAFNYARQRSHEFLTVEHLLLALLENGQALAVLKACEVDINTLRQDLTDFLADNLPTLAEDSDRETQPTLAFQRILQRAVMHVQSSGGEEVTGANVLVSIFSEQQSQAVYLLQKQDVSRLDVVNAISHGGIESLAEEPKSEKVEVNEGTSESKSPLALYATNLNAEAKLGRIDPLIGRAHEIERTLQVLCRRRKNNPLFVGEAGVGKTALAEGLAKRIVDGDVPEVLEQAVVYSLDMGALVAGTKYRGDFEKRLKALLREIKQQEHAILFIDEIHTMIGAGSAGNSAMDAANLLKPLLANGELKCIGSTTYQEYRNIFEHDRALARRFQKIDVPEPSVAETIEILKGLKPGLESHHNVRYSNAAIEQAAELAARHINDRYLPDKAIDVLDEVGAAQRILPKSKRKKMIGIQDVQQIVAKIARIPAKTVSNADKDNLRNLEPNLKHVIFGQDDAISALSSAIKMARSGLGHPEKPTGAFLFAGPTGVGKTEVTRQLAHILGVELIRFDMSEYMEPHTVSRLIGAPPGYVGFDQGGLLTDAVIKQPHAVLLLDEIEKAHPDVFNLLLQVMDHGTLTDNNGRKADFRHVVLVMTSNAGAQEMSRSSIGFTKQEHHMDGTEALKRAFSPEFRNRLDGIIQFQPLTKEAILRVADKAVLELEMLLQDKNVTIEIDNDAREWLADHGYDVQMGARPMARLVQEKIKRPLADELLFGKLSDGGHVRVILKDNELVLDIIKETESV; encoded by the coding sequence ATGCTGAGTAAAGAACTTGAACACACGCTTAGTCAGGCATTCAACTATGCTCGACAAAGGTCGCATGAGTTTTTGACGGTTGAACATCTATTATTAGCCTTGTTGGAAAATGGACAAGCGCTGGCAGTGCTCAAAGCTTGCGAGGTGGATATCAATACCCTGCGTCAGGATTTAACTGATTTTCTGGCCGATAATCTGCCCACATTGGCGGAAGACAGTGATCGTGAAACTCAGCCCACACTAGCTTTCCAACGCATTTTGCAACGTGCTGTAATGCATGTGCAGTCATCTGGTGGAGAAGAGGTTACGGGTGCCAATGTGTTGGTATCGATTTTCTCTGAACAGCAGTCTCAAGCAGTTTATTTACTACAGAAGCAGGATGTCAGTCGGCTGGATGTAGTTAATGCCATCAGCCACGGTGGTATCGAAAGTCTGGCCGAAGAACCCAAAAGTGAAAAAGTGGAAGTTAATGAGGGGACTTCCGAAAGTAAAAGCCCGTTGGCTCTTTATGCGACCAATCTTAATGCTGAAGCGAAGCTGGGTAGAATTGATCCGTTAATTGGTCGTGCACACGAAATTGAAAGAACGTTACAGGTGTTGTGCCGTCGCCGTAAAAATAACCCCTTGTTTGTTGGCGAAGCCGGAGTCGGTAAAACCGCACTGGCAGAAGGCCTAGCCAAACGTATTGTGGATGGCGACGTGCCAGAAGTGTTGGAACAGGCAGTGGTTTATTCACTGGATATGGGAGCGCTGGTGGCCGGTACCAAATATCGTGGTGATTTCGAAAAACGCCTGAAAGCGTTGTTACGCGAAATCAAACAGCAGGAGCATGCCATCCTTTTTATTGATGAAATTCATACCATGATTGGCGCGGGGAGTGCGGGTAACAGTGCGATGGATGCTGCCAATTTACTTAAGCCATTGCTGGCCAATGGTGAATTAAAATGCATTGGTTCAACTACTTATCAGGAATATCGTAATATTTTTGAACATGATCGTGCTTTGGCGCGACGTTTTCAGAAAATTGATGTGCCTGAACCATCCGTTGCTGAAACCATTGAAATTCTCAAAGGTTTAAAGCCTGGCTTGGAATCACACCACAATGTACGTTACTCCAATGCCGCAATTGAGCAGGCAGCAGAGCTGGCCGCCCGTCACATCAACGACCGTTATCTGCCGGATAAAGCGATAGATGTGTTGGATGAAGTTGGTGCTGCACAACGCATTCTGCCAAAGTCGAAACGTAAGAAAATGATTGGCATTCAGGATGTTCAGCAGATCGTTGCCAAGATTGCCCGTATTCCTGCCAAGACGGTTAGCAATGCAGATAAAGATAATCTACGTAATCTTGAACCGAACCTGAAACACGTTATTTTCGGTCAGGATGATGCGATTTCTGCATTAAGTTCAGCGATTAAAATGGCACGTTCCGGTTTGGGGCATCCTGAAAAACCGACTGGTGCTTTCCTGTTTGCAGGGCCAACCGGGGTAGGTAAAACAGAGGTCACCCGTCAGTTGGCGCATATCCTTGGGGTTGAACTGATCCGCTTCGATATGTCTGAATATATGGAACCTCATACGGTTTCCCGTCTGATTGGTGCTCCTCCAGGTTATGTGGGGTTTGATCAAGGTGGGTTATTAACCGATGCAGTTATCAAACAACCGCATGCTGTGTTGTTGTTGGATGAGATTGAAAAGGCTCACCCCGATGTCTTTAACCTGCTATTGCAAGTGATGGATCATGGAACGCTAACGGATAACAATGGCCGTAAAGCAGATTTCCGTCATGTCGTATTAGTAATGACCAGTAATGCGGGCGCCCAGGAAATGAGTCGCAGTTCAATTGGCTTTACCAAACAGGAGCATCATATGGATGGTACGGAAGCGCTGAAACGTGCTTTCTCGCCTGAATTCCGTAATCGTCTGGACGGTATTATTCAATTCCAGCCGCTGACGAAAGAGGCGATTCTGCGGGTTGCTGATAAAGCGGTGCTTGAACTGGAAATGCTGTTGCAGGATAAAAATGTGACCATCGAAATTGATAATGATGCACGTGAATGGCTGGCAGATCATGGTTACGATGTACAAATGGGTGCCAGACCAATGGCACGACTGGTACAGGAAAAAATCAAGCGTCCACTGGCTGATGAATTGTTATTTGGCAAACTCAGTGATGGTGGACATGTAAGAGTTATCCTGAAAGATAATGAACTGGTTCTGGATATCATAAAAGAAACAGAGTCTGTGTAA
- the cobO gene encoding cob(I)yrinic acid a,c-diamide adenosyltransferase, with product MTDSEKSQRHKNRMQRHKEVVDQKIQKATRDKGLLLCITGNGKGKSSSGFGMIARALGHDMKVGIVQFIKGAMSTGEEAFYRRFPEQVSYHVVGDGFTWDTQNLEQDKASAEAGWDIVKTMLRDESINVVLLDELNIVLKMKYLDADKVIDDLAARPAMQHVIITGRGAPDSIIEAADTVSRIEDVKHAFRDGIRAQKGIEL from the coding sequence ATGACTGATTCTGAAAAAAGCCAACGCCACAAAAATCGCATGCAACGCCACAAGGAAGTCGTGGATCAAAAGATCCAGAAAGCGACCAGAGACAAAGGTTTACTGCTATGTATAACGGGCAACGGTAAAGGTAAAAGTTCATCCGGTTTTGGCATGATTGCCAGAGCGTTGGGCCATGATATGAAAGTCGGTATCGTGCAATTTATTAAGGGGGCGATGAGTACAGGTGAAGAAGCCTTTTATCGTCGGTTTCCTGAGCAGGTCAGTTATCATGTGGTTGGCGATGGGTTTACCTGGGATACGCAAAATCTGGAACAGGATAAAGCTTCCGCAGAAGCAGGCTGGGATATTGTTAAAACGATGTTACGGGATGAAAGTATCAACGTGGTTCTGCTAGATGAACTAAATATTGTCTTGAAAATGAAATATCTCGATGCAGATAAAGTAATAGATGATTTAGCTGCACGTCCGGCAATGCAACACGTGATTATTACCGGTCGTGGAGCACCAGACAGCATCATTGAAGCGGCTGATACTGTCAGCCGCATTGAGGATGTCAAACATGCATTTCGTGATGGTATCCGGGCCCAAAAAGGCATAGAGCTCTAA
- a CDS encoding RluA family pseudouridine synthase has product MSDHTVRFELKIPVQQGSANAIDLLAESCELSRQQIKQAMSKGAVWLQKGKRTQRLRRATKTLNSGEVLRLYYDKRLLDQIPEAPELLQDFGSYSVWFKPPGMLAQGTEWGDHCSLLRVSELAFDKPRQSFLVQRLDREAFGLMIIAHQQKAAAQLSTLFQQRKIEKHYEIEVDGDVQWQKLTVNSPLDGKHAVSHFAKRTYDADKNRTTLDVSIETGRMHQIRRHCASIGHPVSGDSRYGRKSQDGLQLKASSLQFDCPITHKKQIFSC; this is encoded by the coding sequence ATGTCTGATCATACTGTTCGTTTTGAATTAAAAATCCCGGTACAGCAAGGCTCAGCAAATGCCATCGATCTGCTGGCTGAAAGCTGTGAACTTTCTCGTCAGCAAATTAAGCAGGCGATGAGCAAGGGAGCTGTCTGGTTGCAAAAAGGTAAACGTACTCAGCGTTTGCGTCGAGCGACAAAAACCCTGAATTCTGGGGAGGTGTTACGACTATATTACGATAAGCGTTTATTGGACCAGATCCCCGAAGCCCCTGAGTTATTACAAGATTTTGGTAGTTACAGTGTCTGGTTCAAACCACCCGGAATGCTGGCACAAGGAACAGAGTGGGGAGATCATTGCAGTTTATTGCGGGTATCTGAGCTTGCCTTTGATAAACCGCGGCAGAGTTTTCTGGTGCAGCGTCTGGATCGGGAAGCCTTTGGTTTGATGATCATTGCCCATCAGCAAAAAGCCGCGGCGCAGTTATCGACCTTGTTTCAACAACGAAAGATTGAAAAGCACTATGAGATTGAGGTGGATGGTGACGTTCAATGGCAAAAACTGACCGTTAATTCCCCTTTGGATGGCAAACATGCTGTCAGCCATTTCGCTAAGCGTACTTATGATGCTGATAAAAACCGAACAACGTTAGATGTCTCAATCGAAACGGGACGTATGCATCAAATTCGCCGTCATTGCGCATCAATCGGGCATCCGGTCAGCGGTGATTCGCGTTATGGAAGAAAAAGCCAAGATGGGCTGCAGCTCAAAGCCAGCAGTTTGCAGTTTGACTGTCCTATTACCCATAAAAAACAAATATTTAGCTGTTAG
- the grxD gene encoding Grx4 family monothiol glutaredoxin has product MDIMERIKQAIESNPVILFMKGTPEFPQCGFSSRSSQALTACGSEFAYVNVLADPEVRENLHRYADWPTFPQLYINGELIGGCDIIMELYENGELKQMVEAAS; this is encoded by the coding sequence ATGGATATTATGGAGCGTATCAAGCAGGCGATTGAATCAAACCCGGTAATTCTGTTTATGAAGGGTACGCCTGAGTTTCCACAATGCGGATTTTCCAGTCGCTCATCACAGGCGCTGACTGCCTGTGGATCAGAATTTGCTTATGTTAATGTGCTGGCTGATCCGGAAGTTCGTGAAAATCTTCACCGATATGCTGACTGGCCGACTTTTCCTCAGCTGTACATCAATGGTGAATTAATTGGTGGATGTGACATTATTATGGAACTGTACGAAAATGGTGAACTCAAACAAATGGTTGAAGCAGCGAGTTGA
- a CDS encoding sulfite exporter TauE/SafE family protein, with the protein MDVKLMWIEWLSYAAAGMVAGTLAGLFGIGGGLVIVPVLVWLFSKQGLPDQYLIHMAVATSLMTIVVTSMSSIFAHWRLGNISMLVVTRLVPGLLIGSFGGALLASLISGDLLQIVFAIFALLMALRIWLPNARASSPALLNRLPSSLYGLFSGAFSALVGIGGGTLIVPYLLIARLNIQQAIGSAACCGLPIAIAGVIGFIVFAPSEINQQSAWQTGFVHWQAFLGIILTSVIFAQFGARLAKQLPAVWLRRLFSLLLICVAAYFFSR; encoded by the coding sequence ATGGATGTGAAGCTGATGTGGATTGAATGGTTAAGTTATGCCGCAGCCGGAATGGTGGCCGGTACGCTTGCCGGGCTGTTTGGTATCGGCGGGGGACTGGTAATTGTACCGGTGCTGGTATGGCTTTTCAGCAAACAAGGGCTGCCGGATCAATATCTTATCCATATGGCGGTTGCCACTTCACTGATGACCATTGTTGTAACATCAATGTCTTCTATCTTTGCGCATTGGCGACTGGGAAATATTTCGATGTTGGTGGTTACCCGGTTGGTCCCAGGATTACTCATCGGCAGTTTTGGCGGAGCTCTGCTGGCCAGTTTGATCAGCGGTGATTTGTTGCAGATAGTCTTTGCCATCTTTGCCTTGTTAATGGCATTACGTATTTGGCTACCAAATGCCAGAGCATCATCTCCTGCATTATTAAACCGATTGCCTTCGAGTTTATATGGTTTGTTTAGTGGTGCTTTTTCGGCGCTAGTCGGTATCGGTGGAGGAACATTGATTGTCCCTTATCTGCTGATAGCTCGTCTTAACATTCAACAGGCGATTGGATCCGCTGCATGTTGTGGTTTGCCCATCGCCATTGCCGGTGTGATTGGCTTCATTGTGTTTGCCCCCAGTGAAATAAATCAGCAATCTGCCTGGCAAACTGGCTTCGTACATTGGCAGGCATTTCTCGGTATTATCCTGACCAGTGTGATTTTTGCCCAGTTTGGTGCACGACTGGCGAAGCAACTACCTGCAGTTTGGTTGCGCCGCCTTTTTTCGCTATTACTGATTTGTGTTGCCGCGTATTTTTTCAGTCGATAA
- a CDS encoding MATE family efflux transporter, with translation MTEHIVTHRQVWRIAGPMIIANISTPLLGMVDTAMVGHLSAAHYLGAVAIGSMIFTFVFWGFGFLRMATTGLTSQAYGENSTAKMQAVLMQSIWLALIIALLLLLLQMPIRAMALHLVDSSGDVEHFAAIYFDIRIWSAPATLINYAILGWLIGREASKAALLMVLVINITNILLDGLFVMGLGMDVDGVALASVIAEYTGLIMGLVLLNHYGLSKSGIRLSLSKKVLQQSQHGLTVHGNVMIRTFLLISCFALFTTQGARQGDTVLAANSVLLNFITLMAFVLDGFANATEALTGKAIGRKSPSMLRKALSLTAFWSVLMAALFSLTYLLLGEWIIRLLTGIDAVIDYADIHLIWVIIAPLIAVWSYLLDGLFVGATRSREMRNTMLFSALCCYLPAFYLLQPFGNHGLWAALLIFLAARGLSQSLYIGGIMRLADPN, from the coding sequence TTGACAGAACACATAGTAACGCACCGCCAGGTCTGGCGAATCGCCGGACCGATGATTATCGCCAACATCTCTACCCCACTGCTGGGAATGGTCGATACAGCGATGGTTGGCCATCTCAGTGCAGCGCATTACCTTGGCGCCGTAGCGATTGGCAGCATGATTTTCACTTTTGTCTTCTGGGGGTTTGGCTTTCTCAGAATGGCCACCACTGGCCTGACATCACAGGCTTATGGTGAAAATAGTACCGCAAAAATGCAGGCTGTATTAATGCAATCCATCTGGTTGGCATTGATAATTGCCTTGCTATTATTGCTGCTGCAGATGCCGATACGTGCTATGGCTTTGCATCTGGTTGACAGTAGTGGTGATGTCGAACATTTTGCCGCCATCTACTTTGATATAAGGATCTGGAGCGCACCAGCGACACTTATCAATTACGCCATACTCGGCTGGCTTATTGGTCGTGAGGCGTCAAAAGCAGCTTTGCTAATGGTGCTGGTAATCAATATTACCAATATTCTGCTGGATGGCTTATTTGTCATGGGTCTGGGAATGGATGTGGATGGCGTTGCCCTGGCATCTGTTATCGCTGAATACACCGGTTTGATAATGGGGCTGGTATTACTCAATCATTACGGGCTAAGTAAAAGCGGTATTCGTTTATCACTCAGTAAGAAAGTGCTGCAACAAAGCCAGCATGGCTTAACTGTTCATGGCAATGTGATGATCAGAACCTTTTTGCTCATCTCCTGCTTTGCTCTGTTCACCACCCAGGGCGCCCGGCAGGGCGATACCGTATTGGCTGCCAATAGTGTGCTGTTGAACTTTATTACTCTGATGGCCTTTGTACTGGATGGGTTTGCCAATGCAACCGAAGCATTAACCGGCAAGGCCATAGGGCGTAAATCCCCCTCCATGTTAAGAAAAGCCCTTAGCTTGACGGCATTCTGGTCAGTATTAATGGCGGCTTTGTTTTCGCTGACGTATCTGCTGCTTGGCGAATGGATTATTCGATTGTTAACCGGTATAGATGCGGTCATTGACTATGCTGATATCCATCTTATTTGGGTGATTATCGCGCCGCTGATTGCGGTATGGTCGTATTTGCTGGATGGACTTTTTGTTGGAGCAACACGCAGTCGAGAAATGCGTAACACCATGTTGTTTTCAGCATTATGTTGCTATCTGCCAGCTTTTTACCTGCTACAGCCATTTGGCAATCACGGGTTATGGGCCGCTTTGCTCATTTTTCTGGCAGCAAGGGGCCTTTCCCAAAGTCTCTACATAGGCGGGATAATGCGTCTTGCGGATCCGAATTAA
- the ppa gene encoding inorganic diphosphatase, which yields MNLDRVGPGSNLPVDINVIIEIPANANPVKYEVDKATGALFVDRFMNTAMFYPANYGYVPNTLSDDGDPVDVLVVTPFPLINGCVVACRPVGMLKMTDEKGEDAKVVAVPHDKMYDHVKDINDVPEFLLNQIAHFFEHYKDLEKNKWVKIEGWAGIDAAKQEIVDSVSRYQNEAK from the coding sequence ATGAACCTTGACCGAGTCGGCCCAGGCAGCAATCTGCCTGTAGATATCAACGTTATTATCGAAATTCCTGCAAATGCCAATCCGGTTAAATATGAAGTTGATAAAGCTACTGGCGCGCTGTTTGTTGATCGTTTTATGAATACAGCCATGTTCTATCCGGCAAATTATGGCTATGTGCCGAATACTTTGTCTGATGATGGTGACCCGGTAGATGTATTGGTGGTGACGCCATTTCCATTAATTAACGGATGCGTGGTGGCATGCCGTCCGGTCGGTATGCTGAAAATGACCGATGAAAAGGGCGAAGATGCCAAAGTCGTTGCGGTTCCTCATGACAAAATGTATGACCATGTTAAAGACATCAACGATGTGCCGGAATTTTTGCTTAATCAGATTGCACATTTCTTTGAACACTACAAAGATTTGGAAAAGAACAAATGGGTTAAAATCGAAGGCTGGGCAGGAATTGATGCGGCCAAACAGGAAATTGTGGACAGCGTTTCACGTTACCAAAATGAAGCGAAATAA
- the serB gene encoding phosphoserine phosphatase SerB: MTQIIVQGPQLTRELVGEIAEKLSGQCQWQDSYALIENTQHADLSMLRQQYAVDINVLPADFETNDCRLIVMDMDSTLITIECIDEIADFMNLKPQVAAITEAAMRGEIDFETSLKQRVALLKGLPVDMLDRVYNERLMLNSGAELMLKTVQQAGIKTALVSGGFTFFTDKLKKRLNLEFTQANVLEHENGYLTGNVTGDICGAQAKADFLIKCCAELNIEKQQAVAIGDGANDLLMMAEAGMSVAYHAKPKVQEAADTALNHCGLDGVLGLLQRP; the protein is encoded by the coding sequence ATGACACAGATAATTGTTCAGGGACCTCAACTTACTCGGGAACTGGTCGGTGAAATTGCTGAAAAACTATCGGGGCAATGTCAATGGCAAGACAGTTATGCATTGATTGAAAATACCCAGCATGCAGATTTGTCGATGTTACGACAACAGTATGCTGTCGATATTAATGTCCTTCCCGCTGACTTTGAAACAAACGATTGCCGTTTGATAGTAATGGACATGGATTCGACCTTAATTACCATTGAATGTATCGATGAAATTGCGGACTTTATGAATCTTAAGCCTCAGGTTGCAGCGATTACGGAGGCAGCAATGCGCGGCGAGATCGATTTTGAAACGTCGCTTAAACAACGGGTAGCATTATTGAAAGGATTACCTGTTGATATGCTGGATCGGGTTTACAACGAACGCTTAATGCTCAATTCTGGTGCAGAATTAATGTTAAAAACTGTGCAACAGGCCGGAATAAAAACCGCACTGGTTTCAGGTGGATTTACTTTTTTTACTGATAAACTGAAAAAACGTCTGAATCTTGAATTCACACAGGCCAATGTACTGGAACATGAAAACGGTTATCTCACAGGTAATGTAACCGGTGATATTTGCGGTGCTCAGGCCAAAGCCGATTTTTTAATTAAATGCTGCGCCGAACTGAATATTGAAAAGCAGCAGGCAGTGGCGATTGGCGATGGTGCAAATGATCTGTTGATGATGGCTGAAGCGGGTATGAGCGTAGCTTATCATGCCAAACCCAAAGTGCAGGAAGCTGCCGATACAGCTTTGAATCACTGTGGTCTTGACGGTGTGTTGGGACTATTGCAACGACCTTAA
- a CDS encoding DUF4124 domain-containing protein produces MFIPQLSACCLAFVIAMTVQADAYKWVDDDGEVIYSQTPPVDKPYEKMGTPPPPSMNPEAAKKEVELLIEQQKATDEAREERQQTQQQEELAAEALAENCRIANYNLQQYQDNPGRRMMDSEGNVTRPTEEERQQKISTLKQQVNQFCKQEK; encoded by the coding sequence ATGTTTATACCGCAATTAAGTGCTTGCTGTCTTGCTTTTGTCATTGCCATGACAGTTCAGGCGGATGCTTACAAGTGGGTTGATGATGATGGTGAAGTCATCTACTCACAAACCCCTCCTGTCGATAAACCCTATGAAAAAATGGGTACACCACCTCCACCATCGATGAATCCGGAAGCGGCTAAAAAAGAAGTTGAGTTGCTGATTGAACAACAGAAAGCAACCGATGAAGCCCGGGAAGAGAGACAACAAACTCAACAGCAGGAAGAACTTGCTGCTGAAGCTTTGGCAGAAAACTGTCGAATTGCCAACTATAATTTGCAGCAGTATCAGGACAATCCTGGTCGGCGCATGATGGACTCAGAGGGCAATGTGACCCGCCCTACCGAAGAAGAAAGACAACAGAAAATAAGCACACTTAAACAGCAAGTTAACCAATTCTGTAAACAGGAGAAGTAA
- a CDS encoding phenylpyruvate tautomerase MIF-related protein produces the protein MPYLNIVTNQPITDETTLLKVASKTVAQASGKPESYVMVAVESKTAMSFGGSTEPTAILDYRSLGLPSDRKALSDALCSMIEEQIGVSGSRVYISMTDSERQNWGWDHSTF, from the coding sequence ATGCCTTATTTAAATATTGTAACCAATCAGCCTATTACTGATGAAACAACCTTGCTTAAAGTTGCCAGTAAAACCGTAGCGCAGGCTTCTGGTAAACCGGAAAGTTATGTGATGGTGGCTGTTGAGTCCAAAACGGCGATGTCTTTTGGCGGCAGTACTGAGCCTACCGCTATTCTGGATTATCGTTCGCTTGGTCTACCTAGTGACCGCAAAGCGTTATCCGATGCTTTATGTTCGATGATTGAAGAGCAAATTGGCGTCAGTGGCAGCCGTGTATATATCAGTATGACCGACTCTGAACGACAAAACTGGGGCTGGGATCATAGTACTTTCTAA